The following are from one region of the Cetobacterium somerae genome:
- a CDS encoding methyltransferase domain-containing protein: MIEKDFESIVELRKKRKMTQRDLAKITGLNIRTISRFENGETISVSSEKKIYIALGYDFLQDTDLYLEKVKRSFDKQASGYNEYTLLTDNTYLSRILNIGHPFKNKRVLDLGCGTGLLSLSLADKAEEVFALDISNGMINSLKVKVKKREIKNINVIKGDIHNTEFPDNFFDTIVCVLSFHHFHDISKVMQILKRILKPFGEIIVVDIYSSSNEGDQILQNTCEKIRDFSHNKFFTLKELKELLKDFDFGGFEVEKFEVKRNYEDWIKMANFEDSDKILFNLLKGLALKGISMGSDLRLEENTVKFTQNMVTIKAINFKNF, translated from the coding sequence ATGATTGAAAAAGATTTTGAAAGTATTGTTGAACTTAGAAAAAAAAGAAAAATGACACAAAGAGATTTAGCTAAAATAACTGGATTAAATATAAGAACCATCAGTCGTTTTGAAAATGGCGAAACAATATCAGTTTCTTCAGAAAAAAAGATATATATAGCATTAGGTTATGATTTTTTACAAGATACAGATCTTTATTTAGAAAAAGTGAAAAGATCTTTTGATAAACAAGCAAGCGGTTATAATGAATATACTCTTTTAACAGATAATACATATTTAAGCAGAATATTAAATATAGGACATCCATTTAAAAATAAAAGAGTTTTAGATTTGGGGTGTGGAACAGGTTTGTTATCTTTAAGTCTTGCAGATAAAGCAGAAGAAGTATTCGCTTTGGACATAAGCAATGGTATGATTAACAGTTTAAAAGTTAAAGTAAAAAAAAGAGAGATAAAAAATATAAATGTTATAAAGGGGGATATTCATAATACAGAATTTCCAGATAACTTTTTCGACACAATAGTATGCGTTCTTTCCTTTCATCATTTTCATGATATAAGTAAAGTTATGCAAATACTAAAAAGAATACTAAAACCTTTTGGAGAAATTATAGTAGTTGATATCTATAGTTCATCAAATGAGGGAGATCAGATTTTACAAAATACTTGTGAAAAAATTAGAGATTTTTCTCATAATAAATTTTTTACATTAAAAGAGTTAAAAGAACTTTTAAAAGATTTTGATTTTGGTGGATTTGAAGTGGAAAAGTTTGAGGTTAAAAGAAATTATGAAGATTGGATAAAAATGGCAAATTTTGAAGATAGTGACAAGATATTATTTAATTTATTAAAAGGATTAGCTTTAAAGGGAATTTCAATGGGGAGTGATTTAAGACTAGAAGAGAATACTGTAAAATTCACTCAAAATATGGTGACAATTAAGGCTATAAATTTTAAAAACTTCTAA
- a CDS encoding DEAD/DEAH box helicase yields the protein MEKYLVESLKTSSINLGIESKSEYQHKLLSNKEKKIVTDIRKELENCDEFIISVAFITEGGLSLILEQLKVLEEKGVKGKILTGDYLNFTQPKALKKLLSYNNIEVKLLSNEKFHAKGYFFRKNDIWTLIVGSSNLTQTALTVNFEWNLKVSSLEKGKIANEILDEFNRTFNTLPKLTLDMVKEYEEIYDLNRKMTKLQKERAIKKIEIKPNSMQVQALKAFKVLRESKNKGLLISATGTGKTYLSAFDIKVANPKKVLFLAHRKTILEKSKKSFELIMKDKNMCIYGEDILIDKDIIFAMVQTLSKDKHLELFSKEAFDYIVVDEVHHSGAKSYQKILNYFKPKFLLGMTATPERSDDFDIYALFDHNIAYEIRLHDALKEELLCPFHYFGISDISIDGKEIDEKTSVKNLVIDERVNHIIEKSRYYGYSGEKLHGLIFASKVEEAVALAEKLTEKGIKSKALSGKSSDLERESTIEDLENGKLEYIVTVDIFNEGVDIPCVNQVIFLRPTESSIIYIQQLGRGLRKSENKEYVVILDFIGNYEKNFLIPTAISQNNSFDRDFMKRFLINGTNMIPGESSITFETIVKERIFENINKTNFSTKKNIEHDFNLLEKQLGRVPLLNDFFQRDMIEPSAILKFRKDYDEILKMLRPKLFLGELSKIEKNYLTFLSSIFTPSKRVHEMIILRTLLSNKDVSIEDIEVILKRDYSLVEQRKNIENAMKHLSKDIFTSLSTIKEFEPIVESEKKYSLKKSFKSSYEKNSYFKMLIDDLIDYNLNYVLKNYKQQGKETILRYKEYTKQQAFWNLNLDFNNGYQVSGYTIFEDQKKVIIFITLDDSLPFVAYDNVFYDEQRFTWFSKSNRCISRNGVLTGEGKVANNYYTIEVFLKKKSGENFFYLGEVEKVLKAQETLGKKGEPLVEYELKLKYEMDSNLFSYFNL from the coding sequence ATGGAAAAATACTTAGTGGAAAGTTTAAAAACGAGCTCTATTAATCTTGGAATAGAGTCAAAAAGTGAATATCAACATAAGCTTTTATCAAATAAAGAAAAAAAGATAGTTACAGATATAAGAAAAGAGCTTGAAAATTGTGATGAATTTATAATTTCAGTAGCTTTTATAACTGAAGGTGGGCTTTCTCTTATATTAGAACAATTGAAAGTTTTAGAGGAGAAAGGTGTTAAAGGAAAAATTTTAACAGGTGATTATCTAAACTTTACCCAACCAAAAGCTTTAAAAAAACTGCTTTCATATAATAATATAGAGGTAAAACTTTTAAGTAATGAAAAATTTCATGCTAAAGGTTATTTTTTTAGAAAAAATGATATTTGGACACTGATTGTAGGAAGTAGTAATTTAACTCAAACAGCTTTAACTGTAAATTTTGAATGGAATTTAAAAGTAAGTTCTTTAGAAAAGGGAAAAATTGCTAACGAGATATTAGATGAGTTTAATAGAACCTTTAATACTTTACCTAAATTGACTTTAGATATGGTTAAAGAATATGAAGAGATATACGATTTAAATAGAAAGATGACAAAACTTCAAAAAGAAAGAGCTATAAAAAAAATAGAGATTAAACCCAATTCAATGCAAGTTCAAGCACTGAAAGCCTTTAAAGTTTTAAGAGAAAGCAAAAATAAAGGCTTACTAATAAGTGCTACTGGAACAGGGAAAACATATTTAAGTGCTTTTGATATAAAAGTAGCAAATCCTAAAAAAGTTCTATTTTTAGCACATAGAAAAACAATACTTGAAAAATCTAAAAAAAGCTTTGAACTTATAATGAAAGATAAAAATATGTGTATATATGGTGAAGATATATTAATAGATAAAGATATAATTTTCGCGATGGTTCAAACATTGAGTAAAGATAAACATTTAGAGTTATTTTCAAAGGAGGCGTTTGATTATATAGTTGTAGATGAAGTGCATCATAGTGGAGCTAAGAGTTACCAGAAAATCTTAAACTATTTTAAACCTAAATTTTTATTAGGTATGACTGCTACTCCAGAAAGAAGTGATGATTTTGATATATATGCTTTGTTTGATCATAATATAGCTTATGAGATTAGACTTCATGATGCATTAAAAGAGGAACTTTTATGTCCATTTCATTATTTTGGAATTTCGGATATATCTATAGATGGTAAAGAAATTGATGAAAAAACGTCGGTTAAAAATTTAGTGATAGATGAAAGAGTAAATCATATAATTGAAAAAAGTAGATATTATGGTTATAGTGGAGAGAAACTTCATGGCCTTATATTTGCATCAAAAGTTGAAGAGGCTGTAGCTTTAGCAGAAAAGTTAACTGAAAAAGGTATAAAGAGTAAAGCTTTAAGTGGAAAAAGTAGTGATTTAGAAAGAGAGAGCACTATAGAGGATTTAGAAAATGGAAAGCTTGAGTATATAGTAACTGTAGATATATTCAATGAAGGTGTAGACATCCCATGTGTAAATCAAGTTATTTTTTTAAGACCAACTGAGTCTTCAATAATATATATTCAACAGCTTGGTAGAGGTCTTAGAAAGAGTGAAAATAAAGAGTATGTGGTAATATTAGATTTTATAGGAAACTATGAGAAAAACTTTTTAATCCCGACAGCTATATCACAAAATAATAGCTTTGATAGAGATTTTATGAAAAGATTTCTAATAAATGGAACAAATATGATTCCAGGAGAGAGTAGTATAACATTTGAAACTATTGTAAAAGAAAGAATTTTTGAAAATATAAATAAAACAAATTTCTCAACTAAAAAAAATATAGAACATGATTTTAATCTTTTAGAAAAACAACTTGGAAGAGTACCTTTGCTTAATGATTTTTTCCAAAGAGATATGATAGAACCTAGTGCTATATTAAAATTTAGAAAAGATTATGATGAAATTTTAAAGATGTTGAGACCTAAACTATTTTTAGGAGAGCTTTCAAAAATTGAAAAAAATTATCTGACATTTTTATCAAGTATCTTTACTCCAAGTAAAAGAGTTCATGAGATGATTATTTTAAGAACGTTACTATCAAATAAAGATGTGTCTATAGAGGATATAGAAGTTATTTTAAAAAGAGATTACTCTTTAGTAGAACAAAGAAAAAATATTGAAAATGCTATGAAACATTTATCTAAGGATATTTTTACAAGCTTATCTACAATAAAAGAGTTTGAACCTATAGTTGAATCAGAAAAAAAATATAGTTTAAAAAAGAGTTTTAAAAGTAGCTATGAAAAAAATAGTTATTTTAAGATGTTAATAGATGATCTTATTGATTATAATTTAAATTATGTTTTAAAAAATTATAAACAACAAGGCAAAGAAACTATACTAAGATATAAAGAGTATACAAAGCAACAAGCTTTTTGGAATTTGAACTTAGATTTTAATAATGGTTATCAGGTAAGTGGTTATACAATATTTGAAGATCAAAAAAAAGTGATAATATTTATAACATTAGATGATTCGCTGCCATTTGTAGCATATGACAATGTGTTTTATGATGAGCAACGATTCACTTGGTTTTCTAAGAGTAATAGATGTATTAGTAGAAATGGTGTTTTAACAGGAGAGGGAAAGGTTGCGAATAACTACTATACAATCGAGGTATTTCTAAAGAAAAAATCAGGAGAGAATTTCTTCTATTTAGGAGAGGTTGAAAAGGTTTTAAAAGCTCAAGAAACATTAGGAAAAAAAGGCGAACCTTTAGTAGAGTATGAACTAAAGTTAAAATATGAGATGGATTCAAATTTATTTAGCTATTTTAATTTATAA
- a CDS encoding Mrp/NBP35 family ATP-binding protein translates to MSSCNSCPSQGSCSKESTSCGIVNNPANKIKKVIGVMSGKGGVGKSTVSTLLVKQLADQGYKVGIMDADITGPSIPRLLGLSGERAGGKGNDIYPVVTKDGIKVISLNFLVENENDPVLWRGPIVGRAVKQFWEDVIWGELDYLIIDMPPGTGDVALTVMQSIPLNGIVMVSVPQDMISMIVAKAVKMANQMNVEVLGVVENMSYVVCPGCETKIKLFNGESTDSFLKENGLDLLGELPMISSICNLSVEGYDVNKEEINNIFNPITKNILNKVRV, encoded by the coding sequence ATGTCAAGTTGTAATTCATGCCCATCTCAAGGGTCATGCTCAAAGGAATCTACAAGTTGCGGAATTGTTAATAATCCTGCAAATAAAATAAAAAAAGTAATAGGTGTTATGAGTGGAAAAGGTGGAGTAGGAAAATCTACAGTTTCAACTTTATTAGTAAAACAGTTAGCTGATCAGGGATATAAAGTAGGTATTATGGATGCTGATATAACAGGGCCAAGTATACCAAGATTATTAGGACTAAGTGGAGAGAGAGCTGGAGGAAAAGGTAATGATATATATCCAGTGGTAACAAAAGATGGAATAAAAGTAATCTCTTTAAATTTTCTAGTTGAAAATGAAAATGATCCAGTACTATGGAGAGGACCAATAGTTGGTAGAGCTGTAAAGCAGTTTTGGGAAGATGTTATCTGGGGAGAACTTGATTATTTAATAATAGATATGCCACCAGGAACAGGAGATGTAGCTTTAACTGTTATGCAATCTATACCTTTAAATGGAATAGTGATGGTTTCAGTACCTCAAGATATGATATCTATGATTGTTGCAAAAGCTGTTAAAATGGCAAATCAGATGAATGTAGAAGTTCTAGGAGTAGTTGAGAATATGAGTTATGTAGTTTGTCCAGGTTGTGAAACTAAGATTAAGTTATTCAATGGAGAGTCAACAGATAGCTTCTTAAAAGAGAATGGATTAGATTTATTAGGAGAACTACCTATGATATCAAGTATTTGTAATCTTTCAGTTGAGGGATATGATGTAAATAAAGAGGAAATAAATAATATTTTTAATCCCATTACAAAAAATATATTAAATAAAGTAAGAGTTTAA
- a CDS encoding BglG family transcription antiterminator: MNTTNVGILNLLYHGRFSQNDLALYLDVDSKTLSKNISQLNISLKDLNLNQIELKDGKYQLSLNNEQWLYILNGKEFMSSEDIIDYLYLKFIFKGFINLEAEKNEFQISRSSINRYFLVVKNILAENNSSYKYENAKGLRLIHLSLQDKNLFCKKLIKLFVKTDFSISSSTIYYNLFKDSQINELSEKLYKIFTFSEVASTKFIIAFSLALKICVDTFEGFSFGNTYNNLDEYINIKNMVEKELGNYSESYKQQIFSFLLNLKNKENFFEQGVIERAKILMKELKKQLNIENIEKGFKELLLKKLYMSLFKYENNILKVHSSKLNNDDKRLLKILDEILIKTNLKIYFYDKIVVLGIIKKILIEKNRKDINNILLLFNEIILPHDFYLKENLEKQIPHIKIDIKPSFHLRFNYSNCINHYDLILSDEKYQDSNVEKISSFNYLRVLEKIDKKAIEKGLSSLI; encoded by the coding sequence TTGAATACTACAAATGTAGGAATATTAAACTTATTGTATCATGGGCGTTTTTCACAAAATGATTTAGCGTTGTATTTAGATGTAGATAGTAAAACGTTATCTAAAAATATATCACAATTAAATATAAGCTTAAAAGATTTAAACTTAAATCAAATAGAGCTAAAAGACGGAAAGTATCAGTTAAGTCTAAATAATGAACAGTGGTTATATATATTAAATGGAAAAGAGTTTATGAGCTCAGAAGATATTATTGATTATTTATATTTAAAATTTATTTTTAAAGGTTTCATAAATTTAGAGGCTGAAAAAAATGAATTTCAAATATCGAGAAGTTCCATAAATAGATATTTTTTAGTTGTAAAAAATATTTTAGCAGAAAATAATAGTAGTTATAAGTATGAAAATGCAAAAGGACTTCGTTTAATTCATTTGTCTCTTCAAGATAAAAATCTATTTTGTAAGAAACTTATAAAACTGTTTGTAAAAACTGATTTTTCAATATCTTCATCGACAATTTATTATAATCTTTTTAAAGACTCTCAAATTAATGAACTTTCAGAAAAACTTTATAAAATATTTACTTTTTCAGAAGTTGCATCAACTAAATTTATAATAGCGTTTTCCTTAGCTTTAAAAATTTGTGTGGATACTTTTGAGGGATTTTCATTTGGAAATACTTATAATAATTTAGATGAATATATAAATATAAAAAATATGGTAGAAAAAGAGTTAGGAAACTATTCAGAGAGTTACAAACAACAGATTTTCTCATTTTTATTAAATTTAAAAAATAAAGAAAACTTTTTTGAGCAAGGAGTAATAGAGCGAGCAAAGATATTAATGAAAGAGTTAAAAAAACAATTAAATATAGAAAATATAGAAAAAGGATTTAAAGAACTTCTACTGAAAAAGCTATATATGTCTTTATTTAAATATGAAAATAATATTTTAAAAGTACATTCTTCTAAACTTAATAATGATGATAAGAGATTACTAAAAATCCTAGATGAAATTTTAATAAAAACAAATCTTAAAATATATTTCTATGATAAAATTGTTGTATTAGGTATAATAAAAAAAATTTTGATAGAAAAGAATAGAAAAGATATAAATAATATTTTACTTCTTTTTAATGAAATAATACTACCACATGATTTTTATTTAAAAGAAAATTTAGAAAAACAGATACCCCACATAAAAATTGATATAAAACCATCGTTTCACTTAAGATTCAATTATTCAAATTGCATTAATCATTATGATTTAATATTAAGTGATGAAAAATATCAAGATTCAAATGTTGAAAAAATATCTTCATTTAATTATTTGAGAGTGTTAGAGAAAATAGATAAAAAAGCTATAGAGAAAGGATTAAGTAGTTTAATTTAG
- a CDS encoding HTH domain-containing protein has translation MNVTSIHFKIMYCLKRNIYSIGELSEILSISEFKIKRYIKDLECLVEEESIENIHNKLNSIPKIIEKLRKKQSLTPEERQMYVILKFLKTDTINLSQISEEIGVTRRTLTNDLNELKEILEKFHLEIKNLTRYGIVLEGKESDKRSFFKLYLIKIFIEQRYLPKIFDIIFLEFEHLKREYKIHKLIKEMFNFMEIPDNSFAFLNLEVKSYIAILRKNYKDFSIDINLKEAKGDKAFIEFLKKTLIYSNFEINQIIDTYKKRYKGNLVKLYPEKAKEAKKLIKYIEKNMKTNIFIPKDFLIRIMVIIIVRDYKQEFNINEFYIFNNAIGKAYLIPYKEISELLKNYFKEIDSFDLANLTMTFLSSIYIENKSKIEQTKDFAIVYNFLHRDMIVDLCEDIGLKRGSGKYELVSYFDLEEFLNEKNPKIIITFEDIDFSRYNIEEKLVEFNFPITKYDKLKLKPFLEKI, from the coding sequence ATGAATGTAACATCAATACACTTTAAAATTATGTATTGTTTAAAAAGAAATATTTATTCGATTGGAGAGTTATCAGAAATTCTTAGTATTTCAGAATTTAAAATTAAAAGATATATAAAAGATTTAGAGTGTTTAGTTGAAGAGGAATCTATAGAAAATATTCATAATAAATTAAATAGTATACCTAAAATAATAGAAAAGCTTAGAAAAAAACAGAGTTTAACTCCAGAGGAAAGGCAGATGTATGTGATTTTAAAATTTTTAAAAACAGATACAATAAATCTTAGCCAAATAAGTGAAGAGATAGGTGTAACAAGAAGAACATTAACAAATGATTTAAATGAACTTAAAGAGATTTTAGAAAAATTTCACTTAGAGATAAAAAATCTTACTAGATATGGAATTGTGTTGGAAGGTAAAGAGAGTGATAAGAGAAGTTTTTTTAAATTATATTTAATAAAAATATTTATTGAGCAAAGATATCTTCCAAAAATATTTGATATCATATTTTTAGAGTTTGAACATTTAAAGAGAGAATATAAAATACATAAATTAATAAAAGAAATGTTTAATTTTATGGAGATTCCAGACAATAGTTTTGCTTTTTTAAATTTAGAAGTTAAATCTTATATAGCTATTTTAAGAAAAAATTATAAAGATTTTAGTATAGATATTAATTTAAAAGAAGCTAAAGGAGATAAAGCATTTATAGAGTTTTTGAAAAAAACACTAATATATAGTAATTTTGAGATTAATCAAATAATAGATACTTATAAAAAAAGATATAAAGGAAACCTAGTAAAATTATATCCTGAAAAAGCTAAAGAGGCAAAAAAATTAATTAAATATATTGAGAAAAATATGAAAACTAATATTTTTATACCAAAAGATTTTTTAATAAGAATTATGGTTATAATTATAGTCAGAGATTATAAACAAGAATTTAATATAAATGAGTTTTATATATTTAATAATGCTATTGGAAAAGCTTATTTAATTCCCTATAAAGAAATATCAGAATTATTAAAAAATTATTTTAAAGAGATTGATAGTTTTGATTTAGCTAATTTGACAATGACCTTTTTAAGTAGTATCTATATAGAGAATAAAAGTAAAATTGAACAAACAAAAGATTTTGCAATAGTGTATAATTTTTTACATAGAGATATGATTGTAGATTTGTGTGAAGATATAGGGCTTAAAAGAGGAAGTGGAAAATATGAATTGGTTTCATATTTTGATTTAGAAGAATTTTTAAATGAAAAAAATCCTAAAATTATTATAACATTTGAAGATATAGATTTTTCTAGGTATAACATAGAGGAGAAATTGGTAGAGTTTAATTTTCCTATAACAAAATATGATAAGTTAAAGTTAAAACCGTTTCTTGAAAAAATATAA
- a CDS encoding cyclically-permuted mutarotase family protein produces the protein MKKIILSLSLATLILTGCSGATAKTSSNTDVAWKYVKDLPVPKGYEIQKGVAGPLAGNIGEYVVVAGGANFPHKSVLEGGPKVVYSDLYLMKKTKNGLELVKHTHLPKEIGYGTAISTDKGIYYIGGTYQTGVSNEILFITLNADKTDVIVKTIGTLPFDYHSGVAALYRDDVYIVTGKQDGKNSKNFYKYNLTTGKTTALKMFPGTERSQSVGQVLNNGSEDLLYVFGGGTGVAFTDGYAYSFTKDTWVKVKDVELKNKGISLLGASSVKLNNNEMLVIGGFNKEIWDDANLKLGSLKGKELEKYRHDYFTKDPQDFNWNKDMLVYDATNNTWKSIGQVPFMAPCGEGLVKIGDTIYSINGEIKPGVRSERIYQGTIIKD, from the coding sequence ATGAAAAAAATTATATTAAGTTTATCATTGGCAACTTTAATATTAACCGGATGTTCTGGAGCTACAGCAAAAACTAGTTCGAATACAGATGTAGCTTGGAAATATGTTAAAGATTTACCAGTTCCAAAAGGTTATGAGATACAAAAAGGGGTAGCTGGACCTTTAGCTGGAAACATAGGCGAGTATGTAGTTGTTGCTGGTGGAGCAAATTTCCCACATAAGTCAGTTCTTGAAGGAGGACCAAAAGTAGTTTATTCAGATTTGTATTTAATGAAAAAGACAAAGAATGGATTAGAGTTAGTTAAACACACTCATCTTCCAAAAGAGATAGGATATGGTACAGCAATATCTACAGATAAGGGAATCTATTATATTGGAGGAACATATCAAACAGGTGTTTCAAATGAGATACTATTTATAACTTTAAATGCTGATAAAACAGATGTTATAGTTAAAACAATAGGAACATTACCATTTGATTATCATAGTGGAGTAGCAGCATTATATAGAGATGATGTATATATTGTAACTGGAAAACAAGATGGAAAAAATAGTAAGAATTTTTATAAATATAATTTAACAACTGGTAAAACAACAGCTTTAAAAATGTTCCCGGGAACAGAAAGAAGTCAATCAGTTGGACAAGTTTTAAATAATGGTTCAGAGGACCTTTTATATGTATTTGGCGGTGGAACAGGTGTAGCATTTACAGATGGTTATGCGTATAGTTTTACTAAAGATACGTGGGTAAAAGTAAAAGATGTAGAATTAAAAAATAAAGGAATATCTCTTTTAGGAGCAAGCTCTGTAAAGTTAAATAATAATGAGATGTTAGTAATAGGCGGATTTAATAAGGAAATTTGGGATGATGCAAATCTTAAGTTAGGGTCATTAAAAGGTAAAGAATTAGAAAAATATAGACATGATTATTTTACTAAAGATCCTCAGGATTTCAATTGGAATAAGGATATGTTAGTGTATGATGCAACTAATAATACTTGGAAATCAATAGGACAAGTACCATTTATGGCTCCATGTGGAGAAGGTCTTGTAAAAATTGGAGATACAATCTATTCAATAAATGGAGAGATAAAACCAGGAGTTAGAAGTGAAAGGATTTATCAAGGAACTATAATTAAAGACTAG